A part of Caretta caretta isolate rCarCar2 chromosome 1, rCarCar1.hap1, whole genome shotgun sequence genomic DNA contains:
- the LOC142072693 gene encoding olfactory receptor 52N4-like, with protein MAASNLTPSGLSTFILTGIPGLEAAHIWISIPFSTFYIISLLGNFMVLFVVSKEQTLHKPMFLLLCMLVLTDISLSTSVMTKALCIFWFNLKDITVDGCLTQMFFIHAVSVMQSTIPVTMAFDRYVTICNPLRYPTILTNPQVAKLGLLGLIRAVLFMLPLPLLLSRQPFCVNRIIPHMYCEHMAVAKMSCGDITVNRAYGLVMAFVVLGLDLMLVALSYSLIIEAVLRISSKTAHQKALNTCTAHICVMLMSCTLFFFSTLTHQFGQGIAPHIHIILANLYFLVPPPCSTLSFMGSKP; from the coding sequence ATGGCAGCTTCCAACCTCACTCCCTCTGGCCTTTCAACATTTATCCTAACAGGCATTCCTGGGCTGGAAGCTGCCCACATCTGGATTTCCATCCCTTTTTCTACATTCTATATTATCAGCCTGTTGGGAAATTTCATGGTTCTGTTTGTTGTAAGCAAAGAACAGACCCTGCACAAGCCGATGTTCCTGCTGCTGTGCATGCTGGTGCTCACAGACATCAGCTTGTCTACCTCCGTCATGACGAAGGCACTGtgtatattttggttcaatttgaaagACATTACTGTGGATGGCTGCCTCACTCAGATGTTCTTCATTCACGCAGTTTCTGTTATGCAGTCAACCATCCCTGTGACAATGGCCTTCGATCGCTATGTCACCATATGTAACCCCCTGAGATACCCCACCATCCTCACGAACCCACAAGTAGCTAAGCTAGGGCTTCTGGGTTTgataagagctgttctcttcatgctgcccctgcccctgctcctaagCAGGCAGCCATTCTGTGTGAACCGCATTATCCCCCACATGTACTGTGAGCACATGGCTGTGGCGAAGATGTCTTGTGGGGACATCACAGTCAACAGAGCATATGGCTTGGTGATGGCATTTGTAGTCTTAGGGTTAGACCTGATGCTCGTAGCCCTGTCCTACAGTCTGATCATTGAGGCCGTCCTCAGAATCTCCTCCAAGACAGCCCACCAGAAAGCCCTCAACACCTGCACAGCCCACATTTGTGTCATGCTGATGTCTTGtactctcttcttcttttccaCTCTGACACACCAGTTTGGTCAGGGCATCGCTCCACACATTCACATCATCTTGGCCAACCTCTACTTCCTTGTCCCCCCACCATGTTCAACCCTATCATTTATGGGGTCAAAACCATAG